From one Catellatospora sp. IY07-71 genomic stretch:
- a CDS encoding RNA 2'-phosphotransferase, with translation MSKQLAYVLRHRPDSIGVTLSPDGWVPIDTLLAALRAHGKGMTREQLDAVVADNDKQRFAIDGDRIRASQGHSVPVELGLDPVTPPTLLYHGTARRNLDSIMAKGVHKGSRHHVHLSGDTTTARAVGSRHGSPVILVVDAAAMAAAGHTFYRSANGVWLTDDIPAAYLRGEAPLP, from the coding sequence ATGAGCAAACAGCTCGCGTACGTGCTGCGCCACCGCCCCGACAGCATCGGCGTCACGCTCAGCCCCGACGGCTGGGTGCCGATCGACACCCTGCTGGCCGCGCTGCGCGCCCACGGCAAGGGCATGACCCGCGAGCAGCTCGACGCCGTCGTCGCGGACAACGACAAGCAGCGGTTCGCGATCGACGGCGACCGCATCCGCGCCAGCCAGGGCCACTCCGTGCCCGTCGAGCTGGGCCTCGACCCGGTCACCCCGCCCACGCTGCTCTACCACGGCACCGCCCGCCGCAACCTCGACTCGATCATGGCGAAGGGTGTGCACAAGGGCAGCCGCCACCACGTGCACCTGTCCGGCGACACCACCACCGCCCGCGCCGTCGGCAGCCGTCACGGCTCCCCGGTGATCCTGGTCGTCGACGCCGCCGCCATGGCCGCGGCCGGCCACACCTTCTACCGCTCCGCCAACGGCGTCTGGCTCACCGATGACATCCCCGCCGCCTACCTCCGCGGCGAAGCGCCCCTCCCCTGA
- a CDS encoding CapA family protein → MTHPRVARLATALTLATAVTALAACSGEEPAVWQQPPAPVSEQTPEPSPPAAEITLAFAGDVHFTGRTLALLKNPDKAFGPYATQLRAADFAMVNLETPVTDRGSEQPKQFHFRAPTTSYAAIQAAGIDLVSIANNHTLDYGQIGLLDTLDSARAAGMPVVGAGLNTTEAYAPYLVTVKGVRLAVLGMSQVHDLKEQWKPTATRPGVAMAFDRKLATAAVKQARAQADVVIVFMHWGTEGQACPNGEQKSFARLMADNGADLVLGTHAHVLLADGFLGDTYVHYGLGNFLWYSESKSTDTGLLTVTIRDGKVKTRRFVPGVVSNNGQPKPVTGDALRAVQNRLDQAARCTGLAAQPAA, encoded by the coding sequence GTGACCCACCCCCGCGTCGCGCGACTCGCCACGGCCCTCACCCTCGCCACCGCCGTCACGGCCCTGGCCGCGTGCTCCGGCGAAGAGCCGGCGGTATGGCAGCAGCCGCCCGCCCCGGTCAGCGAGCAAACGCCTGAGCCCAGCCCGCCCGCCGCCGAGATCACGCTCGCCTTCGCCGGCGACGTGCACTTCACCGGCCGCACCCTGGCCCTGCTCAAGAACCCCGACAAGGCGTTCGGCCCGTACGCCACGCAGCTGCGGGCCGCCGACTTCGCCATGGTCAACCTGGAGACGCCGGTCACCGACCGGGGCAGCGAGCAGCCCAAGCAGTTCCACTTCCGGGCGCCCACCACGTCGTACGCCGCCATCCAGGCCGCCGGGATCGATCTCGTCTCGATCGCCAACAACCACACGCTCGACTACGGCCAGATCGGCCTGCTCGACACCCTCGACTCGGCGCGGGCCGCCGGCATGCCCGTCGTCGGCGCGGGGCTCAACACCACCGAGGCGTACGCCCCCTACCTGGTCACCGTGAAAGGCGTCCGCCTCGCCGTGCTCGGCATGTCGCAGGTGCACGACCTGAAGGAGCAGTGGAAGCCCACCGCCACCCGGCCCGGCGTCGCCATGGCGTTCGACCGCAAGCTGGCCACCGCCGCCGTGAAGCAGGCCCGCGCGCAGGCCGACGTGGTGATCGTCTTCATGCACTGGGGCACCGAGGGTCAGGCCTGCCCCAACGGCGAGCAGAAGAGCTTCGCCAGGCTCATGGCCGACAACGGCGCCGACCTCGTGCTCGGCACCCACGCCCACGTGCTGCTCGCCGACGGCTTCCTGGGCGACACGTACGTGCACTACGGCCTGGGCAACTTCCTCTGGTATTCCGAGTCCAAGAGCACCGACACCGGGCTGCTGACCGTGACGATCCGGGACGGGAAGGTGAAAACCCGGAGGTTCGTCCCGGGTGTCGTCTCGAACAACGGACAGCCCAAGCCGGTGACCGGGGACGCGCTGCGGGCCGTACAGAACCGTCTTGACCAGGCCGCACGGTGCACGGGGCTGGCCGCCCAACCCGCCGCGTGA